AATATGATGCACGTGTGCATCCTTACCAAAGACAAAGCGACCACACTTTTGACAGCATCCTTTTTCTCTTTGATAAATTTCAGTTCGAATAAATCTCCAAGGCTTTGAATTATAGAACGGTTTGTTCTTATTATGGTAGATGCTTTTCTTAGATTGCTTTTTCTTAATAGATTGCCTAGAACGTTTATGTTCATCACAATAGAATCCACGCTTTATCTTGTTCCTGCAGCCATTGAAATCGCAGTACTTCATTCTGTTTCTTCAGTAAGGAATGATATGATGTCATCCTTTTTCTTCATGTCATCTGGAATATCAATGTTGTGTTCAGCTGCAAACTTCTTTAATTGTGATACTGTCATCTTACTGAAATTCATTACATCCTCATCATCAACTAATTCACCGTCAATGACTGTCTTATCTGGACCACTTGCTAAGTCCACACCCATGATCATACTCTTAGGATTTTCTGTTACTTCAAAGTAAGGATCCATTCCTGCAGGAACAAATAAAACTTTTTTCTCTTTGTTATCCCAATACTCGGTACCAGCTGCAGTTTTCCTTGTTTCCACTATCATGATCAATCGCTCCTTTAGGTAAAATAAAAAGCACCCTTTAAAAAGGATGCTCATTTCATCGAATTCTGAATTACTTTCAAGCTATATTCTTGTTTGGGTAAATAATGAATAGCAAATTGCTTTAACAACTCATTATCTTTAATAGCTCCTTCAAGAATCTCGTTATATGCTTCTTTGGTTTTTTGTGCTTTTTTCAATAACTTTTCAGTATTTTCAATTTCAGACATAGCCTCTTTCTCTATAAAACTTGTTTTTAATATCTCAAGCTTATCTATTTGCTTTAAAGAATCATTTAATTCTTTTTCTATTGTTTTTATTACTTCTTCATTTCTAAGCAAAAGTCTGTTATATGCATTTATTTGATTTTCAATAAGGACATCTGCAGTTATGGTCACGTTAAATTCTTTTCTTTTTTCAATTTTATTTACGGCGATACGATCACCTAGAATGGTAAATAAATATCTGAACACAATAATAAATTTTTCTTTTGTTGGTGTATTTTTTTTCAATGGATTCAAATCTACTTTTGGTAAATCGTCACTGGGTTCCTGAAAATGCATATCTTGGGGCAAGAAACCATTTTTCGGAATCCTAAAATTTGAACAAATATTTGATACATCATTATCTTCAAAGGAAATGTTTAGAGCTATGTGCGCAAATTTATTTCTTACCTTTTGAAGTAGTTCCAGATTTCGTCTTTCTTCAATAGATAATAAACCTAAATAGTATGCAATTTTTATTTTTGAATCAAAAGTACCAAGAATACCATTGTTATTTAAAACTTCCTTATCTATTCTATCTGACTTAATTAAAAATGCCTTTAGTAATTCACTTAACATACTATCTATAATAGATCCACATATTAAAACAATTCCTCGATCACTATTATTAGAAATTTCTTTTTCAAATTCCTTTCGATAGGCACGGTATTTACTATTCTTCGTATATTTTTCAAAAATATTTTCTTCCATTTCCCTCTCCTTTCCAGCATTATTATCCTAATTCGACATAAAAATATAATATCCTTTCTAACACCTCATTATGCTAATAGCTTAATAAGAATAATTAATGGAGTACTTTTACCTCCTTGCCTCGCCCTCAGCCTATGCAAACAACGTTGCTAAGGTGTAAACACCATCAGCTGATCGAGTACACCCTTGATAATGGAAAGATGCGTCTCCCAGGAATTACTTCCTGAGATAATCTTATAAAAATGGCAAGAAAAAAAAGGCAGCAACTTTGGTAGCCCTTTTATCTTGATTTTGTCCTTGGCTTCTTCTGTTATCAGGATTTTTCTAATACTCTAATTAGAAAAATAGTATTCTTCCTCGATTAGCCCCCAAAAAAAGAAATTGTTGTTGCAAATAACATATTTTAGAAACATAATATAAAAGTATTATAATAGTATTAATAAGGATGAATGTTATGAATGAATTCGTTTTGGCAATTGCATTTGTATTTCTAGCAGCAGTTTTAAAGTATGCAATAGCAAGACCAAGTAATGGGAATAACTTTTTTTTAGCAGCTATTGAGCTCCCAGTTGACATCTTATTTGCTTGTATTGCTTTTTTAGCAACCTATATAGTCTTAATTACCAATAAGCAGATGGAAAAAGCAATAGAAGTCATTAATAATATGACTGGTAGTACTATTGATCCAAGAGAATTAGCTATACCTTATTTTCAGACCACTCAAGGTGGAGTATTGTTATTGATAGTTTATCTTTTTTTAACCACTATCGTAATAATATGTTGGAGGAAATCGGAGGAGCTTTTTTCTTTAAATGGCATTAATACAAAGTCAATACTAATAACTGGTATAGGATATCTTTTAACATTAACATTAATTTTATTTATTTTATCACTCATAAAGGCGGTGAAGTGATTGAACATTTTCCTTGATATTATATTACCTGCTTTAACTGTCACTACGGCCATTGTTACAATCCTATTATTATTTTATCAAAGTACAAAACAGAGGAAACTAGATAAACTTGAGAGAGTTCAGCTTGAAAAGATGAGAGAATATTATGAATCGCAAATATATGCCTTAAATAATAAGATGATTGCTAATCCAACACGATGGAAGGATACAAATTATTTAGTTACTGATCCTAGAATCAGTAGTTCTGATGATTACTTTAATCAAAAAGATGTCCAATATTCTAGCTTTTTAAAAAGCGTTGGATTAAATCCTTCTGATCTAAATATTATTAAAGATGCTGTGTTTGTCTTAACTCCGTTTCACAAAGAAATGGAAGAAACATTTGAAGTGATTCGCCAAATTTGTAATCGTGTTGGTTTAAGGGGCCAAAGATCTGACGAATTTGTTGATTTTAACGAGATATTTCCACAAATAGTTAAAATGATTGCTACTTCTAGATTAATAATTGCAAATCTTGATGGAAGAAATCCAAATGTATTCTATGAACTGGGTATAGCTCATGCTATGGGAAAACCGACAATTATGATCGCTAAATCCCTGAATGAAGTACCCTTTGATTTACAATCAAAAACTGTAATAATATACAAAGATTATGATGAATTAAAGGAACGGTTATCAATAGCAATGACTAAGCTTATTATCAATAACTAATGTTTTACTCTACATGAAAACAAAAAAAGACCTAAATAATTTTGGTCTTTTTTTGTTTTTCTAAATTATTCCCAACGAAGAGGCGATCATAAATATAGCTGTTTTCTTTTTTTCGTAATATGGTGTTTTCTGCAGCCCCAGCTCCATGTATATATTAATATCATTCTGACTTTCTGGGCTGAGGTACTTCATTTCGATAATTTTTCTTTCCAGGTGATCCAAGCTATTATCAAGGGCTCTTTCCATTTGGATGACTTTCAACTCATTTTCTAAGTCGTTATCCATCACCTTTGGAAAGATGTCGCCAGCAATACCTTTGTCAGTCAATTCTTTCTTGTTTTGCTGTCGTACTTTTAAGGCCTTGTATTTTTTTAGTTCTTTAACGACTACTGAGCTAACGTGTTTTTCATCTACATCTGGAAAGAAAGACAATTGCATATTCATCTATTCTCCCCCTATGATATAATAAATCTACCAATACTTACACCATAGCCAGGAGAAATCCTGGTTTTTTTTATTCTCAAATTAGTTATTTCACCCTCTGGAGCTTATGCTCAGGTTCTTTATCATCAAAGGAAATTTGACCTTCTGGAACTGATACATTGCCTTCACCGTCGACACTGTATTCGATTTTCATGCATCTCTTCATAAAACTCATCAATCGACATTTGAGAAGGTTGAAGCAATAAAGTAACGTTACTGCCGCATGAGGATAAAGCTGGATTACATTACCCTTTGCATCTCGTTTAATATTAAACTTCAAAACTGTTTTCTTATCATCACATTGGATTGATACAAATTCGGCTCCTATTGGTTCCATTTCGCTTTCATCCACAGTTAGGACAACGAATTGTTCCCGGCATCTTTAAAAGCTCATCAGCGTGCGGTAATTCATCCCTGAGCACATGGAACATAAGAACTTCTTTCTTATCATCCTTTTGCATCTTTTTAAATAAAACATTTAAATTAACTGATGTCATAGTATTGACTCCTTTTATTTGAGGGTTTTTCTTCGCTCATTTGGGTTAATCTTGACAAAATTCGACAAAATAATCTAATTAATGCCACCCTTTAACTGCTCCCTAGCAAAGTACAAAAAATGATGCAGAATATAATTACCTGATGTTTTTGGATCAAGAAAGACAGTTGTAAAGTTGTATCGATTTTCAAAAGTTTTAAGACTACCCAGCAATGACTTTGGTTCATACTTGCTCCTATAATTGCCAGTAAGAATTTTTTCATATCCTTGGAGATCTTCCACAATCATACGGAAAGGATGCTTGGTACTCCTAATTAACTCATTTTCAAAACGGCTGCGGTCTTTTATACTTTCCACAAGTTCGTCAATCCCATTTTTCCTTTCAATGGCAGCTGAAAAATATAAATCACGGGTTAAGCCAAGTTCTGTATTCGCTGGAATCATTGCTGAATAGTCGCCTGTTTTCATCGTTCTAAGCTTGAAAGGAACATTCTTTTTCCGGAAATACTCTAGGATATGCTGGTTCTTTTGCTCCCTGGTATCCACAATGATTACTAAACTATCAAGCAATGTTTTTAATTCTTTGTCTGTAAATTTATAATGGATTGTATTCATGTTAGGGCTCCTTACAAGTACATTTTTATTCCATAAGTCTCTTGTAAGTATTTTTTGATTTCTTCAAAATCCTCCTCAGTTAGTCCACTCTCATCTAAAAATTCAACAAAGCTATATTTCGCAGCATCTTTAATTAAAAAGTACATTAATTTTTCAAATTTCTTATTATCCACTTTTTGTAACTCCTCTCTTAAAATAACTCATAGCCCGTTCATAAATTTCTTCGGATATCTTTTCCGTTTCCGGTGTTTCATAATTAGCATTAGGTTTCTTACAATCATCCCAACCGTTATGGGATAAATCGATAATCAGCTGCATAACTCCAGCCAATGCTTTCGGATCGTTATTTAACCAATCTTCTATTTTAGGATTCATATCCTGCTGGACACCGGACATAAACAGCAATACTTTATCAATCGTTTGCTTCACGTTATGATCCTTGTCTGAATAGCCACCTTTTAGATAGGTGACAATACGTGATTTATAATGTTTGGCAAGCTCCTCAAGTTCTGGATAGATATTGTCTGGATTGTCTATGTACAAGTCGTCACCATCCAGCACTAATGAGGCGCCCATCAATTGGAAATCATCCACTATTTTTTTAGGGTGCAAATCTATCACCTCATTTTAAAATGGTTACTAAAGGGTTATCGGCGAATCTTCTAGGTAACCCACTACAAATCCAGTAATACCAATGGTTTAACTCTCTTTTTATCCTCGCGGGTTACTGAGTGTTACCTATTTCCGTATTAAAGCCTATATAATATATTTATATATTTTTTTATTTATTTATTTTCATAAGGGGTGAATATAGAAATACAGTAACCCTCGATAACCCATTATCTACAAACGTTGGTATATCAATATTTAGATTGGTTATCAAAAATTTCAATAAGTAACACATTAGTAACCCCAAATCATAATTTCTTCCTATTTATAGGAGTTACCTTATCTTTTTCCACATTCTCGGTAGAAAACAAATTAGCTCCTGCGAATTGATTTAAAGTAATTCCGTGAAAAAAAGTTTTATTTTTTGCTCCTTTTTCTTTCTTAAATCCTCTTACTTCCAGTTGACGATAAAAAATACGATTCTTTAATTCCAATTCTCCGTTTTGGTTACACCATTTTGTATAATTTTCATACAGGCTTTTTGCTTCAATTTTGGTATTCAGATGAATAGTACAGTTCTCATCAAGGAAAGGACCTAATATATCCATGTCCTGCCGGTAATCTTCTGTCGCATTAATCACGGCTTTAGCTTCGCCTAGCCCATCAGCCTGCCACTTCAAGCAACCTTCCACAGCCCAACTGAGAATGCCAGGCATTTCGGCTTTTAGTTTTTCAGGTAGATCAGGATCAACTTTTTCGTCCGGGATTGTAACTGTAAATGGCACTAATTTAATCCGGCGCCAGATCCCTTTGTCTCCACCCTTTACGATGGGCTTATGGTTTGTTGTGAAGAACACTTTAAACTCAGGCGTAAACTCAAAGTATTCTTGTCGAAGAAAACGCGCTGACATCTTCTCTCCACCGGTTATTTGCTTAACTAATGCTTCGGACAGCTGCTGTCCTTCTTCACTCTCTACTGCGGAAACAAATCGGGCACCGTCTAGCCGGGCAACATCATTATTGATTCCACTGTCGTTTTTTTTCTTTAAAAAAGTGTCACTATTGGTTTGCTTAGCATAATCACCCATCAGGTCCTGAATGACATTAATGAATGTTGATTTACCATTTCGGCCATTTCCAAACAGGAAAAACATGATCTGCTCTTTGGTGATACCCGTCAGCGAATAGCCTATAGCTTTCTGCAGATATTCTATTAATTCAGTGTCCGGATTTCCGGCAGGCGTTAAAAAAATACTCCGCAGAAATGATTTCCAGT
The DNA window shown above is from Neobacillus sp. WH10 and carries:
- a CDS encoding HNH endonuclease; this translates as MKYCDFNGCRNKIKRGFYCDEHKRSRQSIKKKQSKKSIYHNKNKPFYNSKPWRFIRTEIYQREKGCCQKCGRFVFGKDAHVHHIIPINDDPTLKLEENNLKLLCPKCHTIEENEEKKEKVFPSYFKK
- a CDS encoding MltR family transcriptional regulator; its protein translation is MEENIFEKYTKNSKYRAYRKEFEKEISNNSDRGIVLICGSIIDSMLSELLKAFLIKSDRIDKEVLNNNGILGTFDSKIKIAYYLGLLSIEERRNLELLQKVRNKFAHIALNISFEDNDVSNICSNFRIPKNGFLPQDMHFQEPSDDLPKVDLNPLKKNTPTKEKFIIVFRYLFTILGDRIAVNKIEKRKEFNVTITADVLIENQINAYNRLLLRNEEVIKTIEKELNDSLKQIDKLEILKTSFIEKEAMSEIENTEKLLKKAQKTKEAYNEILEGAIKDNELLKQFAIHYLPKQEYSLKVIQNSMK
- a CDS encoding ArpU family phage packaging/lysis transcriptional regulator, coding for MNMQLSFFPDVDEKHVSSVVVKELKKYKALKVRQQNKKELTDKGIAGDIFPKVMDNDLENELKVIQMERALDNSLDHLERKIIEMKYLSPESQNDINIYMELGLQKTPYYEKKKTAIFMIASSLGII
- a CDS encoding ERCC4 domain-containing protein, whose product is MNTIHYKFTDKELKTLLDSLVIIVDTREQKNQHILEYFRKKNVPFKLRTMKTGDYSAMIPANTELGLTRDLYFSAAIERKNGIDELVESIKDRSRFENELIRSTKHPFRMIVEDLQGYEKILTGNYRSKYEPKSLLGSLKTFENRYNFTTVFLDPKTSGNYILHHFLYFAREQLKGGIN